Part of the Paenarthrobacter sp. JL.01a genome is shown below.
CAACGGCTCCCCTAGCTCCGGCCGTTCGGAAATCGCTGAGAGCACTTCCGATGCCATGGATCCGAAGCGGTTCAGCAGGTGCTCCACACGCGCCACATGCACCCCGGCCTGCTCGGCGGACCTGCCACGCCGGTTCCAGGCAGCCTTGAATCCTTCGGCACCCAGCAAGGGAATGGTGTCCGTGCAACTGGACGGGACGCGCTCATCCATGGCCCGGGTTGCTTCGTCCACAGCATCCTTGGCCATGACACGGTAGGTGGTGTATTTGCCTCCCGCCACCACAACCAGTCCGGGGACGGGATGGGCCACGACGTGCTCGCGCGACAACTTGGCCGTGGAGTCGTTGTCGCCGGCCAGGAGGGGCCGGAGACCCGCATAGACGCCTTCGACGTCCTCGCGGGTCAGCGGCCTCTTGAGCACTTTGTTGACGTGTTCCAGCACGTAGTCGATGTCCTTGCTGGAGGCAGCAGGATGGGCCTTATCCAGCTTCCAGTCGGTGTCAGTGGTCCCGATGATCCAGTGCCTGCCCCAGGGGATCACAAAGAGCACGGACTTTTCGGTCCGAAGAATCAAGCCCACCGTGGACTGGAAGCGGTCACGTGGCACCACCAGGTGGATGCCCTTGGACGCACGAACCTTCAGCTGGCCACGGTCGGTGACCATGGCCTGTGTTTCGTCAGTCCACACGCCAGTGGCATTGACCACCTGCTTGGCCCGCACCTCAAAGACGCTGCCGTCTTCCTGGTTTTCCACCTTGGCACCCACCACGCGTTCACCTTCGCGGAGGAAATCCACTACGCGTACGCGGTTGGCGGCGTGGGCTCCGTAGTGCACGGCGGTCCGGACCAGGTTGACCACCAGCCGGGCATCGTCAACCTGGGCGTCGTAGTAGCGGATGGATCCTACGAAGGCGTCGTCCTTGAGGCTGGGAGCCGCACGCAGTGTGCCACGGCGGAAGAGGTGCTTGTGCATCGGTACGCCGCGGCTGTGGCCGGACGTCAATCCCAGGGTGTCGTACAGCATGATGCCCGCGCCCACGTAGGGGCGCTCCCAGAAGCGGTGGGTCAGCGGGTAGAGGAACGGCACCGGCCGGACCAGGTGCGGAGCGATCTGCTGGATCAACAGTCCGCGTTCCTGAAGGGCTTCCTGGACCAGGCCGAAATCCAGCATCTCCAGATAGCGGAGGCCACCATGAATGAGCTTGGAGGACCTCGATGACGTACCGGAGGCCCAGTCCCTGGCTTCGACGATCCCAACGGTGAGTCCCCGCGTGACTGCATCCAATGCAGCCCCGGCGCCCACCACGCCACCACCGACGATCAGGATGTCCAGTTCCTTGCCGGGCTCGGCAGTGGATTTCAGGACATCGATGGATGCGGCACGGGACTCCGGGCTCAGTGCTCCCGGAGATGCCTGCGGACCGCCTGCGACATTGCTCATCGGACCCCTCCTCAAACGCAACAGCTGGTAATCCCCTACCCTACTTGCTGCCCGTCGAGTTGGGCAGGGCTGCTGTTCCGTCCCGAAGGTTTAGCCCAGGTACGGCGAGACGACGACGTCGACGCGCTGGAATTCCTTCAAGTCCGAGTAGCCGGTGGTCGCCATGGAACGGCGCAGGGCGCCGATCAGGTTGGATGTTCCGTCCGTGTGGTGACCGGGCCCGAACAGGACTTCCTCGAGCGGCCCAACAGTGCCAACGTTGACACGGTCGCCGCGCGGGGACTCCAGGTGGTGCGCTTCCGGACCCCAGTGCCAGCCGCGGCCCGGGGCTTCTTCGGCACGGGCAAGGGCACTGCCGAGCATGACGGCGTCAGCGCCCATGGCGATGGCCTTGACGATGTCGCCTGAGCGGCCCATGCCGCCGTCGGCAATGACATGGACGTAACGTCCGCCGGACTCATCCATGTAGTCACGGCGTGCTGCGGCGACGTCGGAAATGGCCGAGGCCATCGGCGAGTGGATGCCCAACGCGCGGCGGGTGGTGGTCGTGGCGCCGCCGCCGAAGCCGACCAGGACGCCGGCCGCGCCGGTCCGCATCAGGTGCAGGGCAGGGGTGTATCCGGCCGCGCCACCGACGATGACGGGAACATCGAGTTCGTAGATGAACTGCTTGAGGTTGAGTGGCTCGTGGTTCTTGGAGACGTGCTCGGCGGAGACGGTTGTGCCACGGATGACAAAGATGTCGACGCCGGCAGCCACCACGGTCTTGTAGTGTTCCTGGGTGCGCTGCGGGGTAAGGGAACCTGCCACGGTCACGCCTGCGGCGCGGATCTCGGCCAGGCGGGAACTGATGAGTTCGGGCTGCACTGGAGCCTGGTAGAGATCCTGCATG
Proteins encoded:
- a CDS encoding GuaB3 family IMP dehydrogenase-related protein, whose amino-acid sequence is MTYEIEIGRGKRGRRAYSLDDIAIVPNRRTRDPKDVSVSWQIDAYKFDMPVIAAPMDSVMSPESAIALGRLGGLGVLDLEGLWTRYEDPQKVLDEIAGLADETSSPAVTRRMQDLYQAPVQPELISSRLAEIRAAGVTVAGSLTPQRTQEHYKTVVAAGVDIFVIRGTTVSAEHVSKNHEPLNLKQFIYELDVPVIVGGAAGYTPALHLMRTGAAGVLVGFGGGATTTTRRALGIHSPMASAISDVAAARRDYMDESGGRYVHVIADGGMGRSGDIVKAIAMGADAVMLGSALARAEEAPGRGWHWGPEAHHLESPRGDRVNVGTVGPLEEVLFGPGHHTDGTSNLIGALRRSMATTGYSDLKEFQRVDVVVSPYLG
- a CDS encoding glycerol-3-phosphate dehydrogenase/oxidase, coding for MSNVAGGPQASPGALSPESRAASIDVLKSTAEPGKELDILIVGGGVVGAGAALDAVTRGLTVGIVEARDWASGTSSRSSKLIHGGLRYLEMLDFGLVQEALQERGLLIQQIAPHLVRPVPFLYPLTHRFWERPYVGAGIMLYDTLGLTSGHSRGVPMHKHLFRRGTLRAAPSLKDDAFVGSIRYYDAQVDDARLVVNLVRTAVHYGAHAANRVRVVDFLREGERVVGAKVENQEDGSVFEVRAKQVVNATGVWTDETQAMVTDRGQLKVRASKGIHLVVPRDRFQSTVGLILRTEKSVLFVIPWGRHWIIGTTDTDWKLDKAHPAASSKDIDYVLEHVNKVLKRPLTREDVEGVYAGLRPLLAGDNDSTAKLSREHVVAHPVPGLVVVAGGKYTTYRVMAKDAVDEATRAMDERVPSSCTDTIPLLGAEGFKAAWNRRGRSAEQAGVHVARVEHLLNRFGSMASEVLSAISERPELGEPLPGADDYLAAEVVYATTHEGARHVDDVLTRRTRISIEAWDRGVSAAPVVAKLMGEILGWSDAQRESEIKHYLARVEAERLSQQQPDDESADAARMGVDDIVPLR